Genomic window (Dolosigranulum savutiense):
CTGTCAATTCTTAAGTTAACCATAAGTACTTGAGGTAACGTTAAGTTTGCATAGCTATTAGATTTACCAGATGGCATAGAGTTCGTAAATGCTTCTACAAAAAGTTTGAGAGCATTTATAGTTGTATCTTTATCTTTCAGTTGCTCTACAAGTTTGTGTACTGCTATGTTGGCGTATCTATAATATGTTGATGAATTAAATTCCAGAGTTCCTAGCATCCCAGCCCCAGCATTATTTGAATCCTGCATTTCATCTATAGCTGTATAGAAATCAAATTCTTTCTCTACAGCATGTGTTGAGATCGCGTGAGCGACCTGACAAGATGCATCTTCATTAAATGTGGGATCAGCTGCAACCATACGTCCGAAAAGTGCAATATCAATATCTGGATAACTATCAGAAATTTTTTTCAATTCTTCTTCATCCGTCACCCCATCCAAAGCAGCTTGTGCTAAAGAACTTGCTTGTTGTGAACCTATAAAGTAAAGTGCTTTTAATTGTTTTTCTTTATCTGTCTTATCGGATTTTGATCTAGGCTCAGTCTTTAAACCTATTTTATTTAGTATTCCTATTGCCAGTTCCATAGCCTCATCATCTGTTTTACTTGGATCTATTTCTTTTATTTTTTGGCTAATATACTTTGGTACTCTAAGAGTTCTTGTTCCAACTTCTTCAGAACCAAACTCCTTAAAATAATCCCGAATAGCTTTTTTCCAGGATTGGGAACTGACTCTCCCCCTTGTAACTCCACCATATTGTGCAGTTTTAGGACTACCTGTATCATCTCTATTCACATTTGATGGCGGTAAAGTTTGGATTGCATGTACATCTAAAAATAATCTTTCCATAATCTATTCTCCTTTATTATCTTTTTTGACTTCATTATCTTCATTCTTTTTATATCTATAATAAGATCTTGACCAATTTAATTTTAATTCATTTTTGTAACCTTGTTCATACCAATAAAAATCAGTTGCAAGTTTTGGATAGTTAACCTTTATATCCTGTTTAGCAGCTTTTATCAGTCCTACCATGTATCTTACATGATGAGATAATTCTCTCATTGTAGATGAAGTGATCATTGAATTAAATCGTCTATCTATTGCATTAGAATCTTCTCCCCTTATGTAGGATAATGAATAACCAAAGTTTTTATTTTCTTCAAAATTTATATTGCGGTTACTTCCTTGTTGATGGAGAGCATAAAGTTGTATAGCAGTTAAGATGGCTCGTTCTTCTTTGGTCATCTCCCCATCTACAGATAAAAACTCTTCCGGTATAGCTTGAAAAAGTATTTCCCAGGCTGATACCATTACTTGTGAAGAACCACTTATAGAATTTCTTAAGTTAGCTAAGTCTCTTTTGGCTGATGACGAGTCTAAACCATTTTTATTGATAGTAGCAATTATTCTTGCGGTAATATTATAAATTTCCTTTGAACTTATAAACCTTTTTTCTTGTGTTTTCATATTATTTCCTTTCTTATTTTAATTTTTGATTGAGATAAAATCTAAAAGTTTCATAAGCTATCGGTATATTAATAATTTTTCCTTTTTTATCTTCTCGCCCTATATAATCCGTATCTGATGCATTCTCAATAAGACTTTTAGCTTGATCTTCAATAAGTTTCTTCAGTTTTAACTTCCAGAATTTAATCGTCTCTTCCTTGTTATCATTTGGATTAATATTCGATAACCACTCTTTGAACGGTGTATCTATAGAGAAGTACGCTTTGTTTAAATATTTTTGGATTTGATGTTTTGTCATTGAGTTACCCTGTCTTATAAATCCAACCCGATCAACAAATTTCTTATAATTAACATTTATGATGTCTTGAGTTAGGTCAACAAGTTCACTTATTCGATCAACCCATCCATTCTCATCAAGGTCTTTACCGACTTCATGATTCATATTAATTTGATCACTCACCTGACCTATAGGCGTTCGCGAATTAGTATTATCATTAAGCATAGTTACTGATTTAATCGATAAATTTTCTCTTATATCCAGCTTCATATACCACTTAATCAATCCAGGATCTATACTATTTTTGTTCCCAATTAGAGTCCCATAGGATCTCCATAAGCTAGTATTTGTCTTTATCTTTTTAGGTGTATATACGTCTTTGGA
Coding sequences:
- the casB gene encoding type I-E CRISPR-associated protein Cse2/CasB — encoded protein: MKTQEKRFISSKEIYNITARIIATINKNGLDSSSAKRDLANLRNSISGSSQVMVSAWEILFQAIPEEFLSVDGEMTKEERAILTAIQLYALHQQGSNRNINFEENKNFGYSLSYIRGEDSNAIDRRFNSMITSSTMRELSHHVRYMVGLIKAAKQDIKVNYPKLATDFYWYEQGYKNELKLNWSRSYYRYKKNEDNEVKKDNKGE
- the cas7e gene encoding type I-E CRISPR-associated protein Cas7/Cse4/CasC, with product MERLFLDVHAIQTLPPSNVNRDDTGSPKTAQYGGVTRGRVSSQSWKKAIRDYFKEFGSEEVGTRTLRVPKYISQKIKEIDPSKTDDEAMELAIGILNKIGLKTEPRSKSDKTDKEKQLKALYFIGSQQASSLAQAALDGVTDEEELKKISDSYPDIDIALFGRMVAADPTFNEDASCQVAHAISTHAVEKEFDFYTAIDEMQDSNNAGAGMLGTLEFNSSTYYRYANIAVHKLVEQLKDKDTTINALKLFVEAFTNSMPSGKSNSYANLTLPQVLMVNLRIDRPVNLVTAFEKPVRASEDGFVDESIEKIKNELAKVEQFVKEPKTTMSVGVNIGEDCNNLSNLLDKLEEEIKLQLEN